The Streptomyces sp. DG1A-41 genomic sequence ACGGCTCCGGACGGTGGTCCGTATATGCAGGTGACTCCGAGCCGTGGTCCGTGAAGCCGTGTGGATCCGACCCGTGGTCGGCGAAAGCCGGCTGCTCCGGCGCATGGCCGGCACCGTCGGACGGCTGAGGTGCGTGACCGGCGCCGGGCATCTCCGCCCCATGACCGCCGAACCCGGACGACTCCGCCCCATGACCGGTGAAGCCGGACGGCTCCGGCGCCTGCGCGGCACCCTCCGGCTGCTGCGGCACGTGACCGGTGCCGTCGGCCGCTCCCGGGGCGTGGCCGGCCGCCGGGTCGGCCTCCTGCGGCAGAGGCCCGGCAGGCGGCTGCCCCGGGGCGTGGGCGCTCCGGGCGGCCGGATCCGGTGCGTACCCGGAGGCCGGCCCGGCAGCCCCCGGCTGCCCGTGTCCGTGTCCGCCGTCCTGCTCGTGCCCGTGCGGATAGCCCGGCCCGGCCTGCTCCTGTCCCGCCGTGTCCTGCTGCCCCCAGGGCAGGCCCGCCGCCTGTGTCGCCCACGGCGCGGGCGCACCGCCCGGCAGCGTGGCCGGTGGGGTGCCGCCCCACTGCTCGACCAGCGAGGACGTGGTGAACTCGCCCGACTCGTCCGGAAGATCACCCCCGGCGACGGGGATGGACCACTGCCCGGTCACGTCATGGCCGGGCGCGGACTCCGCCGCCGTGGCCTCCTCGAAGTGCCACTGCCCCGTGGCTCCCGGGTTGTACGTGAAGCGGTCGTTCCCGCCGCCGTGCCGCGCCGCCCCGGAGCCGTACGGCGTGCCGGATCCGTACGGCGCCTCGGAGCCGTACGACCGCTCCCCCGTGTCGTGCCCCGGCTGCTGGTGGCCGCCGTGCTCGTGGCCCTGCTGGTGTGCCGCGTGCGGGTCGTGCCACTGGGCGCCGTCGACGGGCGCGCCGGGCACCGGCCACGCCGCCGGGGCCCCCGGGTCGGTTCCGCCGGTCGTGGCGGTGTCGACCGTTATCTGCGGCGGTACGTAGCCGTGGCCGGGCGCGGCGAGGGGACTGTCGGCGGCCAGCAGGGCGTCGACGCCCCCTTCGGGGAGTTGGACGAAGGCGGTGGCGCCGTCGTCGTACTCGCCCTGGGGCAGCGGGTCCCAGCGACTCCCACCCCGGGGCGTGCCCTCTCCGTGCTGGTCGTCGGTCACGACAGCGCCCTCCCCAGTGCTCGTCGGGCCAGCGCGGCGACGGTGCGCCGCAGGTGCAGTACGGCGGGCGGAAGCTTTTGTACGGAGCCGTCCTCGGCCGGGGCCGCGTCGGGGATGCAGGCCGCCGCGACGTACTCCCCGAAAGCGCTCAGGGCCTCCGGTACGAGCGCGCGGTTGTTGTCCCAGTCGATGAGCCGGCCCACCCACTGCTCGGCCTCCAGGGGGCGCAGGGGCATCGGCGCAATGGCACCCACCGCACAGCGCACACCCCGGCGTGCGGGGTCCAGGACCAGGGCCACGGATGCCACCGCGCGCCCCGGACCGGTACGGCCGGTCGCCTTCAGGAAGACCTGCGGGGCGTGCAGCAGCGGCACGCGCACGTAGCCGATGAGTTCGCCGGCGCGCAGCATCTCCATCCCGGCCAGCAGGTGCGACACCGGGATCTCCCGGCGGGCTCCGCCCGGGCCCGCGACGATCAGGGTCGCCTCCAGGGCGGCGAGCACCGGCAGCGCGTCCCCGGTGGGGGCGGCCGAGGCGATGTTGCCGCCCAGGGTGCCGGCGTTGCGGATGTGCGGCGGGCCCGCGGCGCGCGCGGCGGCGGCGAGCGCCGGGATCAGGGCCGCGAAGTCGGGGCGGCCCATGCGCGCGTGCGTGAGGCCCGCGCCGAGCAGCGCGTGACCGTCCTGGTACTGCCAGCCGCGGATCTCGCTGATCCGGTTGAGTCCCACCAGCGCGGCGGGCCTGAGCTGCCCGGAGTTGACGGCGGCCATCAGGTCGGTGCCGCCCGCGACGGGCACGGCGGCGGGCACGGCGGTGAGTGCCGCGACGGCCTCGTCCAGCGTCGTGGGCAGCGTGACGGCCTGCGCCGCCTGCGGTGCGTGCGTGGTCAAACCGGCTGCCCCTTCCCGCTGCCCCACCTGGTCCCACCTGTGCTGCCGTACGGTACGTGCTGACAGGGCGGACGTGGCAACTCTGGCACATCTTGGCGAGAGCCGAAGACACGGGTCCACTAGAAGGTATTCGCCCACCTCACCGGGGAGATGGTCCGTTTTCGCACGGGTTCGCCAGTGCGTGCCGATTGGCACTTTCGGTGACCCTTGTGCCCATTTTCTGTGGCCTGTTCGAGCTGTTCGGTCGCGACGGCCCGGGGCTACCGGCTGGGCGGCGGGCCGTCCTTCGGGCGGCCCAGTACTCCGGGGCGCCGCTGCCAGGGCAGCGGGCCGGCGGGTGGCCGGTAGGCGACGCCGAGGGCGTCGAGTCGCCGGTAGTGGGCGGTCATACGGCGCTCGAAGCCTGCGAAGTCCCGTTCCGCCGGGGCGGGCAGGGCGCTCCAGGCGGCCTCGGCGAAGGCCGCGAGCCGGGGGAACACCTGGTAGTCCACGCGCGCGTGGTCCTCCAGCACCTCGGTCCACACGTTGGCCTGGGTACCGAGCACGTGCCGGGCCTCCTCGGGCGTCAACTCCGGCGGGACGGGCTCGAACCGGTAGACGTCCTCCAGGGTGCGCACCCACCCGATCGGTACCGGCTCGTCGGGGCCCGGGGCCTGACGGTGGTCCAGATACACCTGCTGCTCGGGGCACATGACGACGTCGTGGCCGGCCCGCGCGGCGGCGACACCCCCGGCGTAACCGCGCCAGGAGGACACGGCCGCGCCCTTCGCCAGCCCGCCCTCCAGGATCTCGTCCCAGCCGATCAGCCGGCGCCCGCGCGCGGAGAGCCACGCGTCGAAGTGCCCGATGAACCAGGACTGGAGCTCGTCCTCGTCCGCGAGGCCGAGCTCTCTGATGCGCGCCTGGGCCGTCCCGGACCGCCGCCACTGGTCCTTGGGGCATTCGTCGCCGCCGACGTGGACGAACTCCGACGGGAACAGCTCCAGCACTTCCTCGAAGACGCCCTCGTAGAAGCGCAGGGTGTTGTCGGTGGGGGCGAGTACGTTCGGGTTGATTCCCCAGGTGTCCCAGACGGAGAGGGCAGTCGTGTCGATGACGTCGGTGTTGCCGAGTTCCGGGTACGCGGCGATGGCGGCCTGCGAGTGGCCGGGTACGTCGATTTCGGGGACGACGGTGATATGCCGCTCGGCGGCGTAGGCGACGATCTCCCGGATGTCGTCCTGGGTGTAGTAGCCGCCGTGCGGCTTCTCCTCCCACAGCGGCGAGGCCCGGTGGCCGGTTTTCGTCCGCGCCCGCCAGGAGCCGATCTCCGTCAGCCGTGGATGCCGCTCGATCTGGATGCGCCAGCCCTGGTCGTCCGTCAGATGCAAGTGGAAGACGTTGAGTTTGTGCGCCGCCATCAGATCGAGATAGCGCAGTACGCCTTCCTTGGGCATGAAGTGCCGGGCGACGTCGAGCATGAGGCCGCGCCAGCGGAATCGGGGGGCGTCCTCGATCGTGAGGTACGGCACGGCCCAGGCGCGGTCGCGGCTGAGCGGG encodes the following:
- a CDS encoding FAD binding domain-containing protein; translation: MTTHAPQAAQAVTLPTTLDEAVAALTAVPAAVPVAGGTDLMAAVNSGQLRPAALVGLNRISEIRGWQYQDGHALLGAGLTHARMGRPDFAALIPALAAAARAAGPPHIRNAGTLGGNIASAAPTGDALPVLAALEATLIVAGPGGARREIPVSHLLAGMEMLRAGELIGYVRVPLLHAPQVFLKATGRTGPGRAVASVALVLDPARRGVRCAVGAIAPMPLRPLEAEQWVGRLIDWDNNRALVPEALSAFGEYVAAACIPDAAPAEDGSVQKLPPAVLHLRRTVAALARRALGRALS
- a CDS encoding beta-N-acetylhexosaminidase, which produces MTELIPKPRSVAVTTGEVRLTAHSRLYTCTGTQGVGHWLRTVLRQATGLPLREGRELDDAGGDGIGLQLAPELGPEEYRLVSDWNGVLIEGGSAAGVFWGAQTLRQLLGPDAYRKAPLSRDRAWAVPYLTIEDAPRFRWRGLMLDVARHFMPKEGVLRYLDLMAAHKLNVFHLHLTDDQGWRIQIERHPRLTEIGSWRARTKTGHRASPLWEEKPHGGYYTQDDIREIVAYAAERHITVVPEIDVPGHSQAAIAAYPELGNTDVIDTTALSVWDTWGINPNVLAPTDNTLRFYEGVFEEVLELFPSEFVHVGGDECPKDQWRRSGTAQARIRELGLADEDELQSWFIGHFDAWLSARGRRLIGWDEILEGGLAKGAAVSSWRGYAGGVAAARAGHDVVMCPEQQVYLDHRQAPGPDEPVPIGWVRTLEDVYRFEPVPPELTPEEARHVLGTQANVWTEVLEDHARVDYQVFPRLAAFAEAAWSALPAPAERDFAGFERRMTAHYRRLDALGVAYRPPAGPLPWQRRPGVLGRPKDGPPPSR